The Nonlabens spongiae genome contains a region encoding:
- a CDS encoding efflux RND transporter permease subunit, translating into MLNKSIKFLIENKLVAVLLLALFVAWGVVNAPFEWNTGSLPRNPVAVDAIPDIGENQQIVFTKWDGRSPQDIEDQITYPLTTSLLGIPGVKTIRSSSMFGFSSIYIIFEEDIEFYWSRSRILEKLNSLPAGLLPEGVNPALGPDATGLGQIYWYTLEGRDENGNVTGGWDLQELRSIQDFYVKYALSSASGVSEVASIGGYVLEYQVDVNPELMRQYNIGLNEVVKAVKQSNKDVGAQTLEINQAEYLIRGLGYIKKLSDLENAVVTSKDFTSIRIKDIAKVTHGPATRRGILDKEGAEVVGGVVVARYGANPMEVINNVKEKINELSSGLPSKTLSDGRTSQLTIVPFYDRTELIQETLGTLDEALTLEILITIFVIIIMVFNLRASVLISGLLPVAVLMVFISMKLFNVDANIVALSGIAIAIGTMVDVGVILSENVLRHIDENEEKLPMNTVVYNATAEVSGAILTAVMTTIISFIPVFTMIGAEGKLFRPLAFTKTAALTASLIVALFLIPPFAAYLFKKRNLKTSFSYMLNGALIVFGVLALIFGYPLGLILVAFGVVGFLSLKEKITSKRANIINIFVSAFAIIFLLAEYWRPLGVDRSILINLIFVGLICFGLLGVFTLFRNYYVRILNWALRNKLLFLSIPTAIVIFGVMIMRNTGKEFMPSLNEGSFLLMPTSMPHAGVEENKRVLQQLDMAVASIPEIETVVGKSGRTESALDPAPLSMYENIIQYKSEYILNEHRERQRFKVNEDGLFVLKDGSLVTNPNSEIEVEDDEYKASKITNPFSVTRAQLIPDDDGEYFRNWRPEIESPDDIWKEIVKVTKLPGVTSAPKLQPIETRLVMLQTGMRAPMGIKVKGQDLKEIEAFGVQLEDILKQAEGVKEEAVFADRIVGKPYLLIDIDRERLARYGVTIEQVQQVIQVSVGGMVLSQTVEGRERYGIRVRYPRELRANPNDLKDIYVPVEKGSPVPLSELATIRYEQGPQVIKSEDTFLVGYVLFDKLDGYAEVDVVENAQALIQQKIDNGELIVPKGINYRFTGTYENQLRAEKTLSVVVPLALAIIFLILYFQFRSVSTSLMVFTGIAVAFAGGFLMIWGYGQDWFLNFSFFGENLRDLFQMHTINLSVAVWVGFIALFGIATDDGVVMATYLTQTFDKNKPTDKSAIRASVVEAGEKRIRPCLMTTATTILALLPVLTSTGRGSDIMIPMAIPSFGGMLIALVTLFVVPVLFSWTKEFQLKRTIR; encoded by the coding sequence ATGCTGAATAAGAGCATCAAATTTTTAATAGAAAATAAATTAGTAGCTGTATTGCTATTAGCCTTGTTTGTGGCTTGGGGCGTGGTAAACGCACCTTTTGAATGGAACACGGGCTCACTTCCCCGAAACCCCGTTGCCGTTGATGCCATACCTGATATTGGTGAAAACCAACAAATCGTATTTACGAAATGGGATGGACGTTCCCCTCAGGATATCGAAGACCAAATAACCTATCCATTAACAACCTCGCTACTTGGAATTCCGGGAGTTAAGACGATTCGTAGTTCTTCAATGTTTGGGTTTTCAAGTATCTACATCATATTTGAAGAAGATATTGAGTTTTACTGGAGCCGAAGCCGAATTCTTGAAAAACTAAATTCATTGCCAGCTGGGTTACTTCCTGAAGGTGTTAATCCTGCTTTAGGACCAGATGCGACTGGTCTTGGGCAAATTTATTGGTACACGCTCGAAGGTCGTGACGAAAATGGAAATGTGACTGGCGGTTGGGATTTGCAAGAATTAAGAAGCATCCAAGATTTCTATGTGAAATATGCTTTGTCATCTGCAAGCGGCGTTTCAGAAGTGGCTTCCATCGGCGGATATGTATTAGAATATCAAGTAGATGTCAATCCCGAATTAATGCGGCAATACAACATAGGCTTAAATGAGGTTGTAAAAGCAGTAAAGCAAAGTAATAAGGATGTTGGTGCACAAACACTCGAAATCAACCAAGCTGAATACCTCATAAGAGGGCTGGGATATATAAAGAAGCTGTCCGACTTAGAAAATGCAGTAGTTACATCAAAGGATTTTACATCCATCCGTATAAAGGATATTGCAAAAGTTACACACGGTCCCGCCACACGAAGGGGCATATTGGACAAAGAAGGCGCCGAGGTTGTTGGTGGCGTTGTAGTGGCACGTTATGGTGCCAATCCTATGGAAGTCATCAACAATGTTAAAGAAAAAATAAACGAGCTAAGTTCTGGGCTTCCATCAAAAACATTAAGCGATGGGAGGACTTCGCAATTAACCATCGTACCCTTTTATGACAGAACAGAACTAATCCAAGAAACCTTGGGCACACTTGATGAAGCGCTCACCTTGGAAATTTTGATAACCATTTTTGTGATTATCATAATGGTCTTCAATTTAAGGGCTTCCGTATTGATTTCCGGATTATTGCCTGTTGCGGTTTTGATGGTCTTTATTTCTATGAAACTGTTCAATGTAGATGCAAATATTGTCGCTTTATCTGGTATTGCAATTGCTATTGGAACAATGGTCGATGTGGGCGTTATCCTTTCAGAAAATGTCTTGCGGCATATTGATGAAAATGAAGAAAAGCTACCTATGAATACGGTAGTCTATAATGCGACTGCCGAAGTTTCTGGTGCCATCTTAACTGCAGTAATGACTACCATTATAAGTTTCATTCCTGTATTTACTATGATCGGTGCCGAAGGGAAATTGTTTAGACCATTGGCATTTACAAAAACGGCAGCACTCACCGCATCTCTTATTGTTGCCCTATTTTTAATTCCACCATTTGCGGCCTATTTATTCAAAAAGAGAAATTTAAAAACTTCTTTTAGTTATATGCTAAATGGAGCATTGATTGTTTTTGGCGTTTTAGCTCTAATTTTTGGCTATCCCCTTGGGCTGATTTTAGTCGCTTTTGGTGTTGTTGGCTTCCTTTCACTAAAGGAAAAGATTACGTCAAAACGCGCCAACATCATCAATATATTTGTTTCGGCTTTTGCTATCATATTCCTATTGGCGGAATATTGGAGACCACTGGGAGTAGATAGAAGTATCCTTATAAACTTAATCTTCGTTGGTCTTATCTGTTTTGGTCTTTTGGGTGTATTTACACTTTTTAGAAATTATTATGTTCGAATTTTAAATTGGGCATTACGCAATAAGCTGTTATTTCTTTCGATACCAACTGCCATTGTAATTTTTGGAGTGATGATTATGCGTAATACTGGTAAAGAGTTTATGCCTTCACTCAATGAGGGTTCATTCCTGTTAATGCCCACTTCAATGCCACACGCAGGTGTGGAGGAAAATAAACGCGTCCTACAGCAATTAGATATGGCCGTTGCGAGCATTCCAGAAATTGAAACTGTTGTCGGTAAATCTGGGCGTACAGAATCAGCATTAGACCCTGCACCGTTATCGATGTATGAAAATATTATTCAATATAAATCTGAATATATTTTAAATGAACATCGCGAAAGACAACGCTTTAAGGTAAACGAAGACGGCTTATTTGTTTTAAAGGATGGTAGTTTAGTGACTAACCCTAATAGTGAAATTGAAGTAGAAGATGATGAGTATAAAGCCTCAAAGATTACGAATCCATTCTCTGTAACAAGGGCACAGCTCATTCCAGATGACGATGGAGAATACTTTAGAAATTGGAGACCTGAAATTGAATCACCAGACGATATTTGGAAAGAAATCGTCAAGGTTACCAAACTTCCAGGTGTTACGTCTGCACCCAAGCTACAGCCCATAGAAACACGCTTGGTAATGCTACAGACTGGTATGCGAGCACCTATGGGAATTAAGGTGAAAGGACAGGATTTAAAAGAAATTGAGGCGTTTGGGGTACAATTGGAAGATATCTTAAAACAGGCCGAAGGTGTAAAAGAAGAAGCGGTCTTTGCCGACCGTATTGTGGGGAAACCCTACCTACTTATTGATATTGACAGAGAACGACTTGCGCGCTATGGTGTAACCATAGAACAGGTACAGCAAGTTATCCAGGTCTCTGTAGGTGGTATGGTGCTCTCACAAACGGTAGAAGGAAGAGAACGCTACGGCATTCGTGTGCGCTATCCCAGAGAATTACGTGCAAATCCAAATGACTTAAAAGACATTTATGTTCCTGTAGAAAAAGGGAGTCCGGTTCCGTTAAGTGAGTTGGCTACTATAAGATACGAACAAGGGCCGCAGGTCATTAAAAGTGAGGATACTTTTTTAGTTGGCTATGTGCTTTTTGATAAGCTGGATGGCTATGCAGAGGTTGATGTAGTGGAAAATGCTCAAGCACTTATTCAACAAAAGATAGATAACGGTGAGCTAATTGTACCAAAAGGAATTAACTATCGCTTTACAGGTACATACGAAAACCAATTAAGAGCCGAAAAAACGCTAAGTGTGGTCGTGCCCTTGGCATTAGCTATCATATTCCTGATTCTATATTTCCAGTTTCGTTCAGTAAGTACATCGCTAATGGTATTTACTGGTATTGCCGTAGCCTTTGCGGGTGGGTTCTTAATGATTTGGGGTTATGGACAGGATTGGTTCCTGAATTTTAGCTTTTTTGGAGAAAACCTGCGAGACCTGTTCCAAATGCACACAATAAACTTAAGTGTAGCTGTATGGGTTGGTTTTATCGCCCTGTTTGGTATTGCAACAGATGATGGTGTGGTGATGGCCACCTATCTCACTCAAACATTTGATAAAAACAAACCAACAGATAAATCTGCGATTAGAGCATCTGTAGTCGAAGCAGGGGAGAAACGAATTCGTCCCTGTTTGATGACGACCGCCACTACCATACTCGCTTTACTGCCCGTATTAACATCAACAGGAAGAGGGAGTGATATAATGATTCCTATGGCTATCCCATCTTTTGGGGGGATGCTCATAGCACTTGTGACCCTATTTGTAGTACCGGTTTTGTTTAGCTGGACAAAAGAATTTCAATTGAAAAGAACTATTAGATGA
- a CDS encoding WG repeat-containing protein has translation MKKFVIALLLIPYLGIAQTLENLDYISPFKDGVAAIKKGNEWGFIDQEGKLIIDFRNDLVVTKTDNANYPIFEDDRCLIAHHKGGVLYYGYINKEGGTVIAPQFLNATNFNNKKAIALKVHKETIGYNDIFKKDVVSYHYFEVVIDKTGTTMDHLTQLALHVSPQNIKNSGSPTITSKFISANLVAVKGNNSKWQIKKID, from the coding sequence ATGAAAAAATTTGTCATCGCATTACTGCTCATCCCTTATCTGGGAATAGCTCAAACTTTAGAAAATTTAGACTACATCTCGCCTTTTAAAGATGGCGTTGCCGCCATTAAAAAAGGGAACGAATGGGGTTTTATTGACCAAGAAGGAAAATTAATCATTGATTTTCGAAATGATTTGGTGGTAACCAAAACAGACAACGCCAATTACCCAATCTTTGAAGACGATAGATGCTTGATTGCCCATCATAAGGGTGGGGTGCTCTATTATGGATATATAAATAAAGAAGGGGGAACTGTTATTGCACCTCAATTTCTTAACGCCACCAATTTTAATAACAAAAAGGCAATAGCACTAAAGGTACACAAAGAGACCATTGGCTATAATGATATTTTCAAAAAGGACGTGGTAAGCTATCATTACTTTGAAGTGGTTATAGATAAAACCGGAACGACGATGGACCACTTAACACAACTGGCCTTACACGTTTCGCCACAGAACATAAAAAATAGTGGTTCCCCAACCATAACATCAAAATTTATTTCGGCCAATTTGGTCGCCGTAAAAGGAAACAACTCTAAATGGCAAATCAAAAAAATCGATTAG
- a CDS encoding TonB-dependent receptor family protein, whose amino-acid sequence MRTLFSLLFILQFTYILAQTNPQKKDTIQQKTERLKEVIVSANTILGSKFEIKNKTGSASYISEEDLKKFSYTNINRVLQTVPGINIYEEDGFGLRPNISLRGTSPERSAKINLMEDGVLIAPAPYSAPAAYYFPTIGRMQAVEILKGSSQIQYGPNTTGGAINMISSRIPDEFSGRASIAAGNYGSKNTQLVIGDSYQNFGFVTDYFNYSSDGFKDLDGGGNTGFDKSDYLAKFRVNSNLDAKMYQSLTFKIQYSEEEANETYLGLTDEDFEENPYRRYRASSEDVMNAEHQQYLLTHFIQISPSLNISTTGYLNKFKRNWYKLDDVNLGERVSISNILSSPQDYPLEYQTILGNENTQDDVMGIKANNRTYTSNGVQSIAKLRWGSDWLQTLEAGIRYHEDDEDRFQWVDRYAFQNQELIQTTVAEKGTDANRISSAKALAAHLLYTLKIENLTLTPGLRYENITLTRTDYGTSDPNRTGQDLAIRENKVDVWIPGIGANYRFNNYISVFGGVHKGFSPPSNTQGQNAEESINYELGSRFGFKGFSGELVGFYNDYQNLLGSDLAATGGTGSLDQFNAGEVRVSGLELLLNYNLLYNTSEKFKLPLSISYTLTDTEFLTSFDSNEDIYGVVTKGDEIPYIAKNQLNATLGLQNKKFEVNLNTRYTGAFRTKAGSGPIPENFKVDSNFIFDLSVQYFLNENFMLSTNIINLFNSEYPVSRVPAGLRPGHPFGINFAVGYGF is encoded by the coding sequence ATGAGAACTCTATTTTCCCTACTATTTATCTTGCAGTTTACATATATATTGGCGCAAACAAATCCTCAAAAAAAGGATACTATACAACAAAAGACGGAACGCCTAAAAGAAGTGATTGTATCCGCTAACACCATACTGGGCAGTAAATTTGAGATTAAAAACAAAACAGGTTCTGCGAGCTATATTTCCGAAGAGGATTTAAAAAAATTTTCATATACAAATATCAATAGGGTATTACAAACGGTTCCAGGAATTAATATTTACGAAGAGGATGGTTTTGGACTACGTCCAAATATAAGTTTGCGAGGTACATCGCCTGAGCGTAGTGCAAAAATAAATTTGATGGAAGATGGCGTTCTCATTGCCCCAGCACCCTACAGCGCACCTGCCGCCTATTATTTCCCAACTATTGGGCGTATGCAGGCCGTCGAAATCTTGAAAGGAAGCAGTCAAATTCAATATGGACCCAACACCACGGGCGGTGCCATTAATATGATTTCTTCCCGAATTCCTGACGAATTTTCTGGACGAGCTTCCATTGCCGCAGGGAATTATGGCTCAAAAAACACGCAATTAGTCATTGGTGATAGCTATCAAAACTTTGGATTTGTAACGGATTATTTCAATTACAGCTCAGACGGTTTTAAGGATTTAGATGGCGGTGGCAATACAGGATTTGATAAATCTGATTATTTGGCGAAGTTTAGGGTCAACTCAAATTTAGATGCAAAAATGTATCAGTCTCTAACATTTAAAATCCAATATTCTGAAGAAGAGGCAAACGAAACTTACTTGGGATTGACCGATGAAGATTTTGAAGAAAACCCTTATAGAAGATACAGGGCGTCGTCCGAAGATGTAATGAACGCCGAACATCAACAATACCTACTTACCCATTTTATACAAATATCCCCTTCGTTAAATATAAGTACTACCGGCTACTTAAATAAATTCAAGCGCAATTGGTACAAATTGGACGATGTAAATTTAGGCGAAAGGGTGAGCATTAGTAACATCCTGTCCTCACCACAGGATTATCCCTTAGAATACCAAACCATTTTAGGAAACGAAAACACCCAAGACGATGTTATGGGCATAAAAGCAAATAACAGAACATACACCTCAAATGGTGTTCAATCCATTGCCAAATTACGATGGGGTTCTGATTGGCTACAAACCCTGGAAGCGGGAATACGCTACCACGAAGATGACGAGGACAGATTTCAGTGGGTGGACAGGTACGCATTTCAAAACCAAGAATTAATACAAACCACGGTGGCCGAAAAAGGAACTGACGCTAATCGTATAAGCAGTGCAAAAGCATTGGCGGCGCACCTCTTGTACACCCTTAAAATTGAGAACCTGACCTTAACACCTGGCTTGCGCTATGAAAATATAACCCTTACCCGAACGGATTATGGCACGAGCGACCCAAACAGAACTGGTCAGGATTTAGCTATTCGCGAGAACAAAGTAGATGTATGGATTCCCGGCATAGGTGCGAACTACAGATTCAATAACTATATATCGGTCTTCGGTGGGGTACATAAAGGGTTTTCGCCACCAAGTAATACACAGGGACAAAATGCAGAAGAAAGTATTAATTATGAGTTGGGTTCTCGATTTGGCTTCAAAGGTTTTTCAGGGGAACTTGTCGGGTTCTACAATGATTATCAAAATCTGTTGGGAAGTGATTTGGCCGCGACAGGTGGCACAGGAAGTCTTGACCAGTTTAATGCAGGTGAAGTTCGTGTAAGTGGCCTTGAACTTTTGCTTAATTACAATTTGCTATACAATACATCAGAGAAATTTAAACTTCCTCTATCGATTTCCTATACGCTTACCGATACCGAATTCCTGACCAGTTTTGACAGTAACGAAGATATCTATGGGGTGGTTACCAAAGGGGATGAAATACCATACATTGCAAAAAACCAATTAAATGCAACCTTAGGGCTACAGAATAAGAAATTTGAAGTAAACCTAAATACGCGCTATACAGGTGCATTTAGAACCAAGGCTGGTTCTGGACCAATTCCAGAAAACTTCAAAGTAGATTCTAATTTCATCTTTGACTTATCTGTTCAATATTTTTTAAATGAAAATTTTATGCTATCAACAAACATAATAAACTTATTTAATTCAGAATATCCTGTATCTCGCGTACCAGCAGGTTTACGTCCCGGTCATCCTTTTGGAATCAATTTTGCCGTCGGTTACGGATTTTAA
- a CDS encoding HYC_CC_PP family protein — MKSFFTKILAFFLAATIFFSTASFTVDMHFCCNKLVDMALFGKAKVCADKAQKKDLNTKQCTSLQEKDCCSNQTLIKTGDDTIKKAQTQLEYEDILFLNTFFYTYLNLFEGLEKNIIPFEQYRPPLLSKDIQVLHETYLI; from the coding sequence GTGAAATCTTTTTTTACCAAAATATTGGCCTTCTTTTTAGCAGCTACTATATTTTTTAGCACAGCTTCATTTACAGTAGATATGCACTTTTGCTGCAATAAATTGGTTGATATGGCACTCTTTGGAAAAGCCAAAGTATGTGCAGACAAGGCTCAAAAAAAAGATTTAAACACAAAACAGTGTACTTCTCTTCAAGAAAAAGATTGCTGCAGCAACCAAACTTTGATTAAAACAGGTGATGACACCATAAAAAAGGCTCAGACCCAACTTGAGTATGAAGATATACTCTTTCTTAACACCTTTTTTTACACTTACCTCAATCTATTTGAAGGGCTTGAAAAAAACATCATTCCTTTTGAACAATATAGGCCGCCCTTGTTGTCTAAGGATATACAGGTTCTTCACGAGACATATTTAATTTGA
- a CDS encoding HYC_CC_PP family protein translates to MKKIFFKIASFCMALLVLFSTFSFTLASHYCGDVLVDSSLFGKVETCGMEVQKTSTSSNCDITKKNCCSDEQLLLEGQDTLKISFEKLDKEQQVFVVSFIQSYLDLFEYENSDNEVFVDYSPPPLIRDVQVLDQTFLI, encoded by the coding sequence ATGAAGAAGATTTTTTTTAAAATAGCATCATTTTGTATGGCACTTTTAGTGTTATTCTCAACGTTTTCTTTTACGTTGGCAAGTCATTATTGCGGTGATGTTTTAGTTGATTCTTCTTTGTTTGGAAAAGTAGAAACCTGCGGTATGGAAGTTCAAAAAACTTCTACTTCTTCTAATTGTGATATTACCAAGAAAAACTGCTGTAGTGATGAGCAATTGCTTTTAGAAGGTCAGGATACACTAAAAATTTCCTTCGAAAAACTGGATAAAGAACAGCAAGTATTTGTTGTATCATTTATCCAATCGTATTTAGATTTGTTTGAGTATGAAAACTCAGATAACGAAGTATTTGTAGATTATTCCCCACCGCCCCTTATTAGGGACGTTCAAGTCCTAGACCAGACTTTCCTCATTTGA
- a CDS encoding TolC family protein produces the protein MRYIIVIALVFIAFAKADAQQLASYIQEAENNSPEIQAFELRYNIAEEKVNEADWLPNTLVGAGYFVSEPETRTGAQRARFSVSQMLPWFGTVTARENYASSMADAQYVDIVIAKRRLALSVSQSYYKLYSIKAKQLVLDENIQLLETYERLALTSVEVGNASAVDVLRLQIRQNELVQQKEVLEQDYLAEQTVFNNLLNRDETLEVQVPQELTIPDEEPLVSNENLKLNPELLKYDKLYESVEQSEALNQKESAPNIGFGLDYVPVSERPDMNFSDNGKDIVMPMVSISIPIFNNRYKSITKQNELRQLEITSQKEDRLNRLETLLAQAQYNRNSMKIKFNVQSKNLQQANDAEEILIKNYETGTIDFNDVLDVQELQLKFQINLIESIKGYYTEYAMVNYLSS, from the coding sequence ATGAGATATATAATTGTAATAGCACTTGTTTTTATTGCTTTCGCGAAAGCTGATGCACAACAACTGGCATCCTATATTCAGGAAGCCGAAAATAACAGTCCAGAAATTCAAGCATTTGAGCTGCGTTACAATATCGCCGAAGAAAAAGTAAACGAAGCCGATTGGTTACCTAACACGCTTGTTGGCGCGGGTTATTTTGTTAGTGAACCCGAAACCAGAACAGGTGCACAACGTGCACGCTTTTCGGTATCACAAATGCTACCTTGGTTTGGCACCGTTACCGCAAGAGAAAATTATGCGAGTTCAATGGCAGATGCTCAATATGTGGATATTGTCATTGCGAAACGAAGATTAGCACTATCAGTATCGCAATCCTATTACAAACTATATTCAATCAAGGCAAAACAACTTGTTTTGGATGAAAACATTCAGTTGTTGGAAACCTATGAGCGTTTGGCATTGACCTCTGTAGAAGTTGGAAATGCCTCGGCTGTTGATGTGCTGCGGTTACAGATTCGGCAAAACGAACTGGTGCAGCAAAAGGAAGTATTGGAACAAGATTACTTAGCAGAACAAACGGTATTTAATAATTTATTGAATCGCGACGAAACACTTGAAGTCCAAGTACCACAAGAGTTGACTATTCCTGATGAAGAACCATTGGTCTCTAATGAGAACCTCAAACTCAATCCAGAGCTTTTAAAATATGATAAGCTGTACGAATCTGTTGAGCAGTCAGAAGCATTAAACCAAAAAGAGAGTGCGCCAAACATAGGTTTTGGATTGGATTATGTTCCGGTTTCAGAGCGTCCCGATATGAATTTTTCCGATAACGGAAAGGATATCGTGATGCCAATGGTTTCAATCTCAATTCCAATTTTCAATAATAGGTACAAGTCAATTACCAAGCAAAATGAATTGAGACAGTTAGAGATTACATCACAAAAAGAAGATAGGTTAAATAGACTTGAAACGCTTCTTGCACAGGCTCAGTACAACCGAAACAGTATGAAAATAAAGTTTAATGTTCAGTCAAAAAATTTGCAACAGGCTAATGACGCAGAAGAAATATTGATTAAGAACTATGAAACAGGTACGATAGATTTCAATGACGTATTGGACGTTCAGGAACTTCAGTTGAAGTTTCAGATAAACCTAATTGAATCCATTAAAGGCTATTATACAGAGTATGCTATGGTTAATTATCTAAGTAGTTAA
- a CDS encoding helix-turn-helix domain-containing protein translates to MSSPKEFWIKNMVCSRCLKVIKQELQELDITVLSLELGRLLVEAPNLNEAAITDNVTRVLHTNSFKIVENEEEMLVERIKILLIEQLVELPLDMKVKTSELLASALHRDYKTLSKLFSTIEKSTIEKYFIKLKIEKVKELIQLKQHSFSDIGYLLDYSSVNHLSRQFKEVVGMSMTDYKNTGNWKRNFYDEII, encoded by the coding sequence ATGAGCTCACCAAAAGAATTCTGGATTAAGAATATGGTTTGTAGCAGATGCCTTAAAGTTATAAAACAAGAACTACAAGAATTAGATATTACTGTACTCTCATTAGAGCTAGGAAGGTTATTGGTAGAAGCACCTAACCTAAATGAAGCTGCTATAACGGACAACGTAACAAGGGTGCTTCACACAAATAGTTTCAAAATTGTAGAAAATGAAGAAGAGATGCTGGTTGAAAGAATCAAAATTCTACTAATCGAGCAACTTGTTGAACTACCATTGGATATGAAAGTGAAGACCTCAGAACTCTTGGCCTCAGCATTGCATCGTGACTATAAGACACTGAGCAAACTATTTTCAACCATTGAAAAATCAACCATTGAAAAGTATTTCATCAAATTGAAGATAGAGAAGGTTAAAGAACTTATCCAACTTAAACAACATTCCTTCTCTGACATAGGTTACCTATTGGACTATAGCAGCGTAAATCATTTATCCAGACAGTTTAAGGAAGTGGTGGGAATGAGTATGACAGATTACAAGAACACAGGAAATTGGAAACGGAATTTCTATGATGAAATTATATAG